The following are encoded in a window of Citrobacter freundii genomic DNA:
- the selA gene encoding L-seryl-tRNA(Sec) selenium transferase, with amino-acid sequence MTTDMRSLYSQLPAIDRLLRDSAFLALRESHGHTRVVELLRHMLDEARETIRDTQALPAWSDDWAQEASARLERESHSALRPVINLTGTVLHTNLGRALQAQEAIEAVMQVMHAPVTLEYDLDGAGRGHRDRALADLLCRITGAEDACIVNNNAAAVLLMLAATANGKEVVVSRGELVEIGGAFRIPDVMRQAGCVLHEVGTTNRTHASDYRQAVNENTGLLMKVHTSNYSIEGFTKTVDEAELAAIGHELDIPVVTDLGSGSLVDLSLYGLPKEPMPQQLIAAGVSLVSFSGDKLLGGPQAGIIVGKKEMIARLQRHPLKRALRADKMTLAALEATLRLYLHPEALAEKLPTLRLLTRKEEAIREQAQRLQAQLEQHYGGEFALNVMPCLSQIGSGSLPVDRLPSAALTFTPHDGRGSRLEALAARWRALPVPVIGRIYDGRLWLDLRCLEDEPRFMEMMLK; translated from the coding sequence ATGACAACCGACATGCGTTCACTCTACAGCCAGCTTCCTGCGATCGATCGTTTATTGCGCGACAGCGCCTTTCTTGCCTTACGTGAGTCTCACGGTCATACCCGGGTGGTGGAGCTTCTTCGCCATATGCTCGACGAAGCCAGGGAAACGATTCGCGACACGCAGGCACTCCCGGCGTGGAGTGACGACTGGGCGCAAGAAGCCAGCGCCCGGCTGGAACGCGAGTCGCACAGCGCGCTGCGTCCGGTCATCAACCTGACGGGTACGGTGCTGCACACCAACCTGGGTCGTGCGTTGCAGGCGCAAGAAGCGATTGAGGCGGTGATGCAGGTGATGCACGCGCCGGTGACGCTGGAGTATGACCTCGACGGCGCCGGTCGTGGGCATCGCGATCGTGCGCTGGCGGACCTGTTGTGTCGCATTACGGGAGCCGAAGATGCCTGCATCGTTAATAACAATGCGGCAGCGGTGCTGCTGATGTTGGCTGCAACCGCCAATGGTAAAGAGGTGGTGGTTTCACGCGGTGAGCTGGTGGAAATTGGCGGCGCATTTCGTATTCCGGACGTGATGCGCCAGGCCGGGTGCGTTCTACATGAGGTCGGTACCACTAACCGGACGCACGCCAGCGATTACCGTCAGGCAGTGAATGAAAATACCGGTCTGTTGATGAAAGTGCATACCAGCAATTACAGCATTGAAGGCTTTACCAAAACGGTGGATGAAGCCGAGCTGGCGGCGATCGGTCATGAGCTGGATATTCCGGTGGTGACGGATCTGGGCAGCGGCTCGCTGGTGGATCTCAGCCTGTACGGTTTACCCAAGGAGCCGATGCCGCAGCAGTTGATTGCCGCGGGTGTTAGCCTGGTCAGCTTCTCGGGCGACAAGCTGCTGGGCGGGCCGCAGGCCGGAATTATCGTCGGTAAGAAAGAGATGATTGCCCGGCTGCAGCGTCATCCGCTGAAACGTGCGCTGCGGGCCGATAAAATGACCCTGGCGGCACTGGAAGCCACGCTGCGGCTCTATTTACACCCGGAAGCACTGGCAGAAAAATTACCCACGCTGCGCCTGCTCACTCGTAAGGAAGAGGCGATCCGCGAACAGGCACAACGCTTACAGGCACAGCTCGAACAACATTATGGCGGCGAGTTTGCACTGAACGTGATGCCTTGTCTGTCGCAGATTGGCAGTGGTTCGCTACCGGTTGATAGACTGCCCAGCGCGGCATTAACCTTTACCCCGCATGACGGGCGCGGTAGCCGCCTTGAGGCCCTGGCTGCCCGCTGGCGCGCGCTACCGGTGCCGGTCATTGGGCGAATTTATGATGGCCGCTTATGGCTGGATCTGCGCTGTCTTGAAGACGAGCCCCGGTTTATGGAGATGATGCTGAAATGA
- a CDS encoding DUF3302 domain-containing protein, which yields MFLNYFALGVLIFVFLVLFYGIIAIHDIPYNMAKKRNHPHADAIHTAGWISLFTLHAIWPFLWIWATLYQPERGWGMQNHIQPTTGNPDIDALAKRVADLEQKLAAVQPAADKNTQER from the coding sequence ATGTTTCTAAATTATTTCGCGTTGGGCGTGCTCATTTTCGTCTTCCTGGTTCTGTTCTACGGAATCATCGCCATCCATGATATTCCCTACAACATGGCTAAAAAGCGTAACCATCCCCATGCCGATGCGATTCATACGGCGGGCTGGATTAGCTTGTTTACACTCCATGCCATTTGGCCGTTCCTGTGGATTTGGGCCACGCTCTACCAACCCGAACGCGGCTGGGGGATGCAAAACCACATTCAACCAACGACGGGCAACCCTGATATTGACGCTCTTGCGAAGCGCGTAGCCGATCTGGAACAAAAACTGGCTGCGGTGCAACCCGCCGCTGATAAGAATACGCAGGAGCGCTGA
- a CDS encoding HlyD family secretion protein, with protein sequence MDLLIVLTYVAFAWAIFKIFRIPVNQWTLATAALGGVFIVAGLILLMNYNHPYTYTAQKAVISIPITPQVTGIVSEVTDKNNQLIKKGEVLFKLDPGRYQARVDRLQADLVTATHNIDNLKAQLSEAVANTTRVSAERDRLYKDYQRYLKGSQAKVNPFSESDIDNARQNYLAQDALVKGSVAEQTQIQSQLDSMVNGEQSQVASLRAQLAEAKYNLDQTVVRAPSNGYITQVLIRPGTYAAALPLRPVMVFIPEQKRQIVAQFRQNSLLRLEPGDEAEVVFNALPGQVFSGKLTSILPVVPGGSYQAQGALQSLTVVPGTDGVLATIELEPNTEVDALPDGIYAQVAVYSDHFAHVSVMRKVLLRMTSWMHYLYLDH encoded by the coding sequence ATGGATCTGTTGATTGTTTTGACCTACGTGGCATTTGCTTGGGCCATCTTTAAGATATTCCGTATCCCGGTAAACCAATGGACGCTTGCTACCGCAGCTTTAGGTGGCGTGTTTATTGTTGCGGGCCTCATTTTATTAATGAACTATAACCACCCGTATACCTACACCGCGCAAAAAGCGGTGATCTCCATTCCAATTACGCCGCAGGTTACGGGGATTGTGAGTGAGGTTACCGATAAAAATAATCAGCTGATTAAAAAAGGCGAGGTGTTGTTCAAACTCGATCCAGGCCGCTACCAGGCGCGCGTCGACAGGCTGCAGGCCGACCTGGTTACCGCAACGCACAATATCGATAATTTAAAAGCGCAACTTTCGGAAGCGGTCGCCAACACCACGCGAGTGTCTGCCGAGCGCGATCGTCTGTATAAAGATTATCAACGCTACCTGAAAGGCAGCCAGGCGAAGGTTAACCCGTTTTCTGAAAGCGACATCGACAACGCCCGCCAAAACTACCTGGCACAAGATGCGCTGGTGAAAGGCTCCGTTGCGGAACAAACCCAGATCCAAAGTCAGTTAGACAGCATGGTTAACGGTGAGCAGTCGCAGGTTGCTTCTCTGCGTGCTCAGCTTGCTGAAGCCAAATACAATCTGGATCAGACCGTCGTGCGTGCGCCAAGTAATGGCTATATCACACAGGTGCTGATTCGTCCGGGGACCTATGCCGCTGCGCTGCCTCTGCGACCGGTGATGGTCTTTATTCCGGAACAGAAACGCCAGATTGTGGCCCAGTTCCGCCAGAACTCATTGCTGCGTCTTGAACCGGGCGATGAAGCGGAAGTGGTGTTTAATGCGCTACCAGGCCAGGTTTTCTCCGGTAAATTGACCAGCATTCTGCCGGTTGTGCCGGGAGGCTCTTATCAGGCTCAGGGCGCATTGCAGTCCTTAACGGTGGTGCCGGGTACCGATGGCGTGCTGGCAACGATTGAACTGGAGCCGAATACCGAAGTTGACGCCTTACCGGACGGCATTTATGCCCAAGTGGCGGTTTACTCCGACCATTTCGCCCACGTGTCGGTGATGCGTAAAGTACTGCTGCGTATGACCAGCTGGATGCATTACCTTTATTTAGATCATTGA
- a CDS encoding glutathione S-transferase — MKLIGSYTSPFVRKISILLLEKGITFEFVNELPYNVENGVARYNPLGKVPALVTDEGEYWFDSPIIAEYIELLDIAPAMLPRDPLAALKVRQIEALADGIMDAGLVSVREQARPAAQQSEIELLRQREKITRSMDVLEGYLADGTLKTDTVNLATVAIACAVGYLNFRRVAPGWCVDRPRLVKLVETLFQRESFARTEPPKA; from the coding sequence ATGAAACTCATTGGTAGCTACACCAGCCCTTTTGTGCGAAAAATCTCTATTCTGTTGCTGGAAAAGGGCATTACCTTCGAATTCGTTAATGAACTCCCCTACAACGTCGAAAACGGCGTGGCGCGCTACAACCCGTTAGGAAAAGTGCCCGCGCTGGTCACCGATGAGGGCGAGTACTGGTTCGATTCGCCAATCATCGCCGAATACATTGAGCTGCTGGATATTGCGCCAGCCATGTTACCGCGCGATCCGCTGGCGGCGCTGAAGGTGCGTCAGATTGAAGCGCTGGCGGACGGTATTATGGATGCTGGACTTGTCTCCGTACGTGAACAGGCCCGGCCAGCCGCACAGCAATCAGAAATCGAACTGCTGCGCCAGCGCGAGAAAATTACCCGCAGCATGGATGTGCTGGAAGGCTATCTGGCAGACGGCACCCTGAAAACGGACACGGTGAATCTGGCCACCGTCGCCATCGCCTGCGCCGTGGGTTATCTCAATTTCCGTCGCGTCGCACCCGGCTGGTGTGTTGACCGACCGCGACTGGTTAAACTGGTGGAAACGCTCTTTCAGCGTGAGAGCTTTGCCCGCACGGAACCGCCAAAGGCTTGA
- a CDS encoding LysM peptidoglycan-binding domain-containing protein — translation MTSKPTPFFDEPQDKPTKYDGLFGWSADWKCYLDQEDKPVPLDDIWSLSPDKRSVVVLKGDTLGKIANEYNCSVEELTEYNNIKNPGLIYPGQVINIPQRHYTLTETDTTKKKDDNQCLLSLSFEDLIEKPLSGLKVKVTSALGEVFEFITDGLGNIDDFAVQAESEIKITVSSGMGKIKEVARFISQEGKLNAIISSPKVRVKGKSTAITGPTGNADSKSDGINKINVGRDSDGKPRVHINHTCPNNYDLMLGKNVIYWNDIIRASERSGIIPQSIAAVIHAEAAKYRGGVWKPTSVCRDSVNSTKQNTVYKSSAAGMTQFLNGTWITETLKEGTYLFEKASEQGLVADKPLLNKKGEVVKNKKDEIVYEKKFQVSTDDWKNLNELKNGRYITGVTPYPDHATADVQQWLNLRFKPEYAIMAAVDYGIANLASLKDAGYNIDELNDAEKSKLIYLTHHLGLSDAKRFIGNKITEGNAKKLLTAQVGEESAKARSKTVGYVKAHRQWLIDYINRNINLSNYFCNEQITSNSHDDINLIETIEKLTRQYND, via the coding sequence GTGACTAGCAAACCCACCCCATTTTTTGATGAACCACAGGATAAACCGACAAAATATGATGGTCTGTTTGGATGGTCTGCTGACTGGAAATGTTACCTTGATCAGGAGGATAAGCCTGTACCATTAGATGATATCTGGTCATTGTCACCGGATAAGCGTAGCGTGGTTGTTCTCAAAGGAGATACGCTTGGAAAAATTGCAAATGAATATAACTGTTCCGTTGAGGAGCTTACTGAATATAATAATATTAAAAACCCTGGGTTGATCTACCCCGGGCAGGTGATAAATATTCCGCAACGGCATTACACGCTAACTGAAACTGACACCACGAAAAAGAAAGATGATAACCAATGTTTGTTATCATTATCTTTTGAAGATCTGATAGAGAAACCTCTCTCTGGATTGAAGGTTAAAGTGACATCGGCGCTGGGTGAGGTTTTCGAGTTCATAACCGACGGCCTGGGAAATATTGATGATTTCGCTGTACAAGCCGAATCTGAAATTAAAATCACTGTCTCCAGTGGAATGGGCAAGATAAAGGAAGTTGCCAGATTCATATCTCAGGAAGGCAAATTAAATGCCATTATTTCAAGTCCTAAAGTGAGAGTTAAAGGAAAAAGCACAGCGATAACCGGTCCGACAGGCAATGCTGACAGCAAAAGTGATGGAATTAATAAAATCAACGTTGGCCGAGACTCTGATGGAAAACCCAGAGTTCATATAAACCATACCTGCCCTAACAATTATGATCTTATGCTAGGTAAGAATGTTATTTACTGGAATGATATTATTCGCGCATCTGAGCGGAGTGGTATTATACCCCAGAGTATTGCGGCAGTTATTCATGCTGAAGCGGCTAAATATCGTGGGGGAGTCTGGAAACCAACCTCAGTGTGTAGGGATTCAGTAAACTCGACAAAACAAAACACGGTATATAAAAGTTCAGCGGCTGGCATGACACAATTTTTAAATGGGACATGGATAACGGAGACGTTAAAGGAAGGGACATATCTTTTTGAAAAAGCCTCTGAACAAGGGTTAGTAGCAGATAAGCCCTTACTCAATAAAAAAGGAGAGGTAGTAAAAAACAAAAAAGATGAGATCGTATATGAAAAGAAATTTCAGGTTTCTACCGACGACTGGAAAAATCTTAATGAATTAAAAAACGGCAGATATATCACAGGAGTAACACCGTACCCGGACCACGCAACGGCAGACGTGCAACAATGGTTAAATCTTCGATTTAAACCAGAATATGCCATTATGGCCGCAGTTGATTATGGCATCGCCAATTTAGCATCGCTGAAAGATGCTGGATATAACATTGATGAACTTAATGATGCTGAAAAATCCAAACTTATATATTTAACACACCACCTTGGTCTGAGTGATGCAAAACGTTTTATCGGAAATAAAATCACTGAAGGTAATGCTAAAAAATTACTAACTGCACAGGTGGGAGAAGAATCAGCCAAGGCAAGGTCCAAAACGGTGGGGTATGTTAAAGCGCACAGACAATGGTTGATAGATTATATAAATAGAAACATTAATTTAAGTAATTATTTTTGCAATGAACAAATCACCTCAAATAGCCATGACGATATTAATCTAATAGAAACAATTGAAAAACTAACGAGGCAATATAATGATTAA
- the mtlA gene encoding PTS mannitol transporter subunit IICBA, with translation MSSDIKIKVQSFGRFLSNMVMPNIGAFIAWGIITALFIPTGWLPSETLAKLVGPMITYLLPLLIGYTGGKLVGGDRGGVVGAITTMGVIVGADMPMFLGAMIAGPLGGWAIKHFDNWVDGKIKSGFEMLVNNFSAGIIGMILAILAFLGIGPLVEALSKILAAGVNFMVVHDMLPLASIFVEPAKILFLNNAINHGIFSPLGIQQSHEMGKSIFFLIEANPGPGMGVLLAYMFFGRGSAKQSAGGAAIIHFLGGIHEIYFPYVLMNPRLILAVILGGMTGVFTLTILGGGLVSPASPGSILAVLAMTPKGAYFANIAAICAAMAVSFVVSAILLKTSKVKEEDDIDAATRRMHDMKAESKGSSPLSAGDVTNDLSHVRKIIVACDAGMGSSAMGAGVLRKKVQDAGLSQISVTNSAINNLPPDVDLVITHRDLTERAMRQVPQAQHISLTNFLDSGLYTSLTERLVAAQRHNVNEEKVRDHLKDSFDEGDNNLFKLGAENIFLGRKATNKEEAILFAGEQLVKGGYVEPEYVQAMLDREKLTSTYLGESIAVPHGTIEAKDRVLKTGIVFCQYPEGVRFGEEEDDIARLVIGIAARNNEHIQVITSLTNALDDESVIERLAQTTSVDEVLELLAGRK, from the coding sequence ATGTCATCCGATATTAAGATCAAAGTGCAAAGCTTTGGTCGATTCCTCAGCAACATGGTGATGCCGAATATCGGCGCGTTTATCGCGTGGGGTATTATCACCGCATTATTCATTCCGACAGGGTGGTTGCCGAGCGAAACGCTGGCTAAGCTCGTTGGCCCTATGATCACCTATCTTCTGCCGCTGCTGATTGGTTACACCGGCGGTAAATTGGTGGGTGGCGATCGCGGCGGTGTGGTCGGTGCCATCACCACAATGGGTGTGATCGTCGGTGCCGATATGCCGATGTTCCTCGGCGCAATGATTGCCGGTCCGTTGGGCGGCTGGGCGATTAAACACTTCGATAACTGGGTTGACGGTAAGATTAAATCCGGCTTTGAGATGCTGGTGAACAACTTCTCCGCCGGCATCATCGGGATGATCCTCGCTATCCTGGCGTTCCTCGGCATTGGCCCACTGGTTGAGGCCCTGTCCAAAATTCTGGCAGCAGGCGTTAACTTCATGGTTGTCCATGACATGCTGCCGCTGGCGTCTATCTTTGTTGAACCGGCGAAAATCCTGTTCCTCAACAACGCCATCAACCACGGTATTTTCTCACCGCTGGGCATTCAGCAGTCCCATGAGATGGGCAAATCCATCTTCTTCCTGATTGAAGCAAACCCGGGTCCGGGTATGGGCGTCCTGCTGGCGTACATGTTCTTCGGTCGCGGTAGCGCTAAACAGTCTGCGGGCGGCGCGGCTATCATCCACTTCCTGGGCGGTATCCACGAAATTTACTTCCCGTACGTGCTGATGAACCCACGTCTGATCCTGGCCGTTATCCTCGGCGGTATGACCGGCGTATTTACGCTGACTATCCTCGGCGGCGGTCTGGTTTCTCCGGCCTCTCCGGGCTCTATTCTGGCCGTACTGGCCATGACGCCAAAAGGCGCGTACTTCGCTAACATCGCGGCAATCTGTGCGGCCATGGCGGTCTCCTTTGTGGTCTCAGCCATTCTGCTGAAAACCAGCAAAGTGAAAGAAGAAGATGACATTGATGCAGCGACCCGTCGCATGCACGACATGAAAGCAGAATCCAAAGGTTCATCTCCGCTGTCTGCGGGCGATGTCACCAACGACCTGAGCCATGTGCGTAAAATCATCGTTGCCTGTGATGCCGGTATGGGCTCCAGCGCAATGGGTGCAGGCGTACTGCGCAAGAAAGTGCAGGATGCCGGTCTGTCTCAGATCTCCGTCACCAACAGCGCGATTAACAATCTGCCGCCGGATGTGGATCTGGTCATTACACACCGTGACCTGACCGAACGCGCTATGCGCCAGGTTCCGCAGGCGCAGCACATTTCGCTGACCAACTTCCTCGACAGCGGTCTGTACACCAGCCTGACCGAGCGTCTGGTTGCCGCACAGCGCCACAACGTTAACGAAGAGAAGGTACGTGACCACCTGAAAGACAGTTTTGATGAAGGTGATAACAACCTGTTCAAACTGGGTGCGGAGAATATCTTCCTTGGCCGTAAAGCCACCAACAAAGAAGAAGCCATTCTGTTTGCCGGTGAGCAACTGGTGAAAGGCGGCTATGTTGAGCCGGAATACGTCCAGGCAATGCTGGATCGCGAAAAACTGACCTCTACCTACCTGGGTGAGTCCATTGCGGTACCGCACGGCACCATCGAAGCTAAAGATCGCGTGCTGAAAACCGGCATCGTGTTCTGTCAGTACCCGGAAGGTGTGCGCTTCGGTGAAGAAGAAGACGACATTGCCCGCCTGGTGATTGGTATCGCCGCGCGTAACAATGAGCACATCCAGGTGATTACCAGCCTGACCAACGCGCTGGATGATGAATCCGTGATCGAACGTCTGGCGCAGACCACCAGCGTGGATGAAGTGCTGGAACTGCTGGCAGGTCGTAAGTAA